In the Thermococcus sp. MAR1 genome, one interval contains:
- a CDS encoding ABC transporter permease subunit codes for MLWGFQLEFKQSLRTKKLWVLLGIMVLLYIPQLYLQKSFGRELESVGDAIAVLVDNVTGMGGFFIALLALLMGATAINSEIEKGTLRIAMSKPIKRFEYIGGKFGAHALILFFALLLTTVVGVVGLGWLGAPMGWELFKESLILNMLLLLAMIQLVALGYILSTYIRSSSTALGVSLAVFFVIFMIMPAIVQFMAIKDYVGNPDQPINWGEAQGKIKDYTTKFLFYVPTKQVDVIVKDASRISGDIMNPEVEYLGLMHGIRENLTNFGILVGLTLVYLGIGFYRFLRMDLR; via the coding sequence ATGCTTTGGGGTTTTCAGCTTGAGTTTAAGCAGAGCCTTCGAACCAAGAAGCTCTGGGTTCTGCTGGGGATTATGGTGCTTCTGTACATCCCTCAGCTCTACCTCCAGAAGTCATTTGGGCGGGAACTTGAGAGCGTTGGGGATGCCATCGCCGTGCTCGTGGACAACGTTACGGGAATGGGAGGGTTTTTCATAGCCCTTTTGGCCCTGCTGATGGGTGCAACGGCTATAAACAGCGAGATTGAGAAGGGAACCCTTAGGATCGCAATGAGCAAGCCGATTAAGAGGTTTGAATACATTGGCGGAAAGTTTGGGGCTCATGCTTTGATACTGTTCTTTGCGCTCCTGTTAACGACGGTCGTCGGTGTTGTAGGCCTTGGCTGGCTTGGGGCACCCATGGGCTGGGAGCTCTTCAAGGAGTCGCTAATACTCAACATGCTCCTGCTCTTGGCAATGATACAGCTGGTGGCGCTCGGCTACATTCTTTCAACGTACATAAGGTCGTCCAGCACAGCCCTTGGCGTCTCCCTCGCGGTGTTTTTTGTAATCTTCATGATAATGCCGGCAATAGTGCAGTTCATGGCCATCAAGGACTACGTGGGAAATCCGGATCAGCCGATTAACTGGGGAGAGGCCCAGGGGAAGATCAAGGACTACACTACCAAATTCCTCTTCTACGTCCCGACGAAGCAGGTGGACGTCATAGTGAAAGACGCCTCAAGGATCTCCGGGGATATTATGAATCCCGAGGTTGAATATCTTGGCCTCATGCATGGGATAAGGGAAAACCTCACGAACTTCGGAATACTCGTAGGGCTCACGCTGGTGTACCTTGGAATCGGATTCTACCGCTTCCTCCGTATGGATCTGAGGTGA
- a CDS encoding UbiD family decarboxylase: MLREIIERFENTVIVEEPVSKELEITKYLLKYRDRPVLFRNVDGWAVAGNIWSTRERIAGYLGTEKEKLLHFIADAMENPEPYRTVDGAPFMANSTGDFSLTELPIPKYYPKDGGQYFTSAMVIARDEEGFVNMSFHRMMVIDDKRAAIRLVPRHLYAMWKEKAEAGEELDVRIVVGNPIHVLLAGATSVAYGISELEIASAMSRRAFGRPLEVFDLGGIPVPVETEFVFEAKILPELTDEGPFVDITGTYDYVRKQPVVVFERMYHVDEPVFHALLPGGYEHFMLMGLPKEPQIYASVKRVVPRVHGVRLTEGGAMWLHAVVSITKQHDGDGKNAILAAFTGHPSLKHVVVVDEDVDIYDDREVEWAIATRFQADRDLVVIPNARGSSLDPSAEKSLTAKWGIDATKPLERKEEFERAEV, encoded by the coding sequence ATGCTGAGGGAAATCATCGAGCGTTTTGAGAATACCGTCATTGTGGAAGAGCCCGTGAGCAAGGAGCTTGAGATAACCAAGTACCTCCTGAAATACCGCGATAGACCGGTTCTCTTCAGGAACGTGGATGGCTGGGCCGTTGCGGGCAACATATGGAGCACGAGGGAGAGGATAGCGGGCTACCTGGGAACCGAGAAGGAGAAACTCCTCCACTTCATAGCGGATGCCATGGAAAATCCCGAACCCTACAGGACGGTTGATGGCGCACCCTTCATGGCGAACTCAACCGGGGACTTCTCCCTAACCGAGCTTCCGATTCCAAAGTACTACCCCAAGGACGGCGGTCAGTACTTCACATCCGCCATGGTCATAGCCAGGGACGAGGAAGGCTTTGTCAATATGTCCTTCCACAGGATGATGGTCATTGATGATAAAAGAGCCGCCATAAGGCTCGTTCCGAGGCATCTGTACGCTATGTGGAAGGAAAAGGCAGAGGCTGGGGAGGAGCTGGACGTCAGGATAGTCGTCGGGAACCCGATCCACGTCCTCCTCGCCGGAGCCACGAGCGTGGCCTACGGCATAAGCGAGCTTGAGATAGCCTCGGCGATGAGCCGGAGGGCCTTTGGAAGACCCCTCGAAGTCTTCGACCTCGGAGGAATACCCGTCCCGGTTGAGACGGAGTTCGTTTTCGAGGCCAAGATACTTCCCGAGCTGACCGACGAGGGACCGTTCGTCGATATAACCGGAACCTACGACTACGTGAGGAAGCAGCCGGTGGTGGTCTTTGAAAGAATGTACCACGTCGATGAACCGGTTTTCCATGCCCTTCTCCCCGGCGGCTACGAGCATTTCATGCTTATGGGCCTGCCGAAGGAGCCGCAGATCTACGCGAGCGTTAAGAGGGTTGTTCCCAGAGTTCACGGCGTAAGGCTGACCGAGGGCGGTGCGATGTGGCTCCACGCGGTGGTGAGCATAACCAAACAGCACGACGGGGACGGAAAGAATGCGATTCTTGCTGCCTTCACCGGGCACCCGAGCCTGAAGCACGTGGTCGTTGTGGATGAGGACGTGGACATATACGACGACAGAGAAGTGGAATGGGCGATAGCGACGCGCTTCCAGGCCGATAGGGATCTGGTGGTCATCCCCAACGCCCGCGGCAGTTCCCTGGACCCCTCCGCAGAGAAGAGCCTCACCGCGAAGTGGGGAATAGACGCAACCAAGCCGCTGGAAAGAAAGGAAGAATTCGAGAGGGCGGAAGTTTGA
- a CDS encoding N-glycosylase/DNA lyase, which translates to MTLDRFIKVRYRADEEKVGILREILSELGIDCARIIEEKVDLQFDALKNLHANLGDDELFIKLVIANSIVSYQLTAKGERWWWEFSEHFSENPPVGSIAEAYSSFLPNSRTNRRLVAGKVRRLERLEPFLDSLSLRDLRDYYFNGMECLRDGLAKGLGSKRSAKTIVFAVKMFGYAGRIAFGEFVPYPMAIEIPDDVRINAYTKRFTNEPPVSFWNKIAEETGIPPLHIDSILWPVLGGNKEVLRRVREHCPKWEDVLKLASL; encoded by the coding sequence TTGACGCTCGATAGGTTCATCAAGGTAAGGTACCGGGCCGACGAAGAAAAAGTGGGGATCCTCAGGGAGATTTTAAGCGAACTTGGCATTGACTGTGCCCGAATCATTGAGGAAAAGGTTGACCTCCAGTTCGATGCCCTCAAAAACCTCCATGCGAACCTTGGGGACGATGAGCTTTTCATCAAGCTGGTCATAGCGAATTCCATTGTGAGTTATCAGCTGACGGCGAAGGGCGAAAGGTGGTGGTGGGAGTTCTCCGAGCACTTTTCCGAGAACCCACCAGTAGGAAGCATAGCCGAGGCGTACTCCTCCTTTCTGCCGAATTCGAGGACCAACAGAAGGCTGGTCGCCGGGAAGGTGAGGAGGCTGGAGAGGCTCGAACCTTTTCTCGATTCGCTCTCCCTACGTGACCTGAGGGACTACTACTTCAACGGCATGGAATGCCTTCGTGACGGGCTTGCAAAGGGCCTCGGCTCAAAGAGAAGCGCCAAGACTATAGTCTTCGCGGTTAAGATGTTCGGCTACGCGGGCAGGATAGCCTTTGGGGAGTTCGTGCCGTATCCAATGGCCATCGAGATACCCGATGACGTGAGGATAAACGCCTATACAAAGAGATTCACGAACGAGCCGCCGGTGAGCTTCTGGAACAAGATTGCGGAAGAGACGGGTATCCCACCACTGCACATAGACTCTATACTCTGGCCCGTCCTGGGGGGGAACAAGGAGGTCCTGAGAAGAGTGAGGGAGCACTGTCCAAAATGGGAGGACGTTTTGAAGCTGGCTTCCCTCTAA
- the sppA gene encoding signal peptide peptidase SppA — MRENIWKYISAVLVLLLAASSVAVVLLYMQTSELKTYQPPSNVTTTVLVQGPNVTCNTTSYQLQIDELQRQIDFLKAQLREQNLPEGNATIAIVPIFGLIDDYTALSVIPTLREIAKNDSIAGVVLWIESPGGYVGPVREIYSTVRKLNLVKPVVAYTGGIAASGGYYIAVGAEKIIADPLADVGSIGVIYVHYNLQQNYETNGIKVEVFKTGPYKDMGAEWRGLTEEEKAMITEMVDTYFQGFLQAVSNGRGMSINETKKYATGRTWFAMNVTGSLVDETGDLDYAVSVLEKALNVTNPRIVIYKGSTPSDFGIFGSTALLLDPRYVSAYVRTG; from the coding sequence ATGAGAGAGAACATCTGGAAGTACATTTCAGCCGTTCTCGTACTCCTTCTTGCGGCGTCGAGCGTAGCCGTCGTCCTGCTCTACATGCAAACTTCAGAACTGAAAACCTACCAACCGCCCTCAAACGTTACTACAACGGTTCTCGTCCAAGGGCCCAACGTCACGTGCAACACCACTTCGTACCAGCTTCAGATAGACGAGCTCCAGAGGCAGATTGATTTTCTGAAGGCTCAGCTCAGGGAGCAGAACCTGCCCGAGGGCAACGCAACGATAGCTATAGTCCCCATATTCGGCCTCATAGACGACTACACGGCCCTTAGCGTGATTCCCACTCTGAGGGAGATAGCCAAGAACGATTCCATCGCGGGTGTTGTTCTTTGGATAGAGAGCCCTGGCGGCTACGTTGGGCCGGTGAGGGAGATATATTCCACTGTCCGGAAGCTCAACCTTGTAAAGCCGGTTGTTGCGTACACAGGAGGTATAGCCGCTTCCGGCGGCTACTACATAGCCGTCGGGGCCGAGAAAATAATAGCAGACCCCCTGGCAGACGTGGGAAGCATCGGCGTCATCTACGTTCACTACAACCTCCAGCAGAACTATGAAACGAACGGAATAAAAGTCGAGGTCTTCAAGACCGGGCCCTACAAGGACATGGGCGCCGAATGGCGCGGTCTCACCGAAGAGGAAAAGGCCATGATAACGGAGATGGTTGATACTTACTTCCAAGGCTTCCTCCAGGCGGTGAGCAACGGCAGGGGCATGAGCATCAACGAGACGAAGAAATACGCAACCGGAAGAACCTGGTTCGCCATGAACGTTACCGGAAGTCTGGTTGACGAAACCGGCGACCTGGACTACGCGGTTAGCGTGCTGGAAAAAGCCCTCAACGTCACCAACCCCCGGATAGTCATCTACAAAGGTTCCACTCCCTCTGACTTCGGCATATTTGGAAGCACCGCCCTGCTCCTCGACCCAAGGTACGTTAGCGCTTACGTAAGAACGGGGTGA
- the folP gene encoding dihydropteroate synthase encodes MKFAGVDLGEPRIMGVINVSPESFYKGSVRNDEEKLIETAVKMVEDGATFIDIGAKSTAPYLETQIPVEEEVRRAVWAIKTIRDHVNVPISIDTTNAKVAEEALKSGADIINDVTGLKGDPRMAQVAAEYTAPVIVCAHGEVRNLSDPVHTVIDFLQESLVIAERHGIEEIAIDPAIGFLRPEWPPWYEWDSKVIANLDILKIFGRPILIGVSRKSFIGAITSRKDPAERLPGSLSATAIAVLKGAHIVRTHDVKETLDAVKVASFIRRFSP; translated from the coding sequence ATGAAGTTCGCGGGAGTTGACCTAGGTGAGCCGAGGATAATGGGCGTCATCAACGTTTCGCCTGAGAGCTTCTACAAGGGGAGCGTCAGGAACGACGAGGAGAAACTCATTGAGACTGCAGTAAAGATGGTTGAGGATGGAGCAACCTTCATCGACATCGGCGCCAAATCGACGGCCCCTTACCTTGAGACCCAGATTCCAGTCGAGGAGGAGGTAAGGCGGGCAGTATGGGCGATTAAAACCATCCGCGACCACGTTAACGTTCCCATAAGCATAGACACCACCAATGCAAAAGTCGCCGAAGAGGCCCTTAAATCGGGAGCGGACATTATAAACGACGTCACCGGTCTGAAGGGCGACCCCCGGATGGCGCAGGTCGCGGCTGAATATACCGCTCCCGTGATAGTCTGCGCCCACGGCGAGGTTAGGAACCTCAGCGACCCGGTCCACACGGTGATAGACTTCTTGCAGGAGAGCCTCGTCATAGCCGAGAGACACGGTATCGAGGAGATAGCCATAGACCCGGCGATAGGCTTCCTCCGCCCGGAGTGGCCCCCCTGGTACGAGTGGGACTCAAAGGTCATAGCCAACCTCGACATCCTCAAAATCTTCGGACGGCCCATCCTTATAGGGGTCTCCCGGAAGTCCTTCATAGGGGCGATAACCAGTAGAAAAGACCCAGCGGAGAGATTACCCGGAAGTTTATCGGCAACAGCAATAGCCGTCCTCAAGGGAGCACACATCGTTAGAACGCACGACGTCAAAGAAACCCTCGACGCGGTCAAGGTAGCAAGCTTCATCCGGCGCTTTTCACCTTGA
- a CDS encoding sugar phosphate isomerase/epimerase: MEIGVTIYPHFVTKDKTLASVLADVKIKNYDFVSIFPHTLGLIMNGVVIEKKLRNIETTLRGVGIDYIVRMPTSVNLRDHIYYTRHFRVARAMADVAIKLGAKVIVMQSGRTGRLDLEIEAIQQLADMVAPFNIKIALENTFSVKDTLYVVDNVERENVGFALDVAHAFLSAQGDADKLLEDVKLGTDKTVILMIHDNFGKLFPQVEPEDALAYGVGDLHLLPGEGSIPFGKVLKLFGDVPLLLKVKDPEKFAKVPTKHGLIELLTSL; this comes from the coding sequence ATGGAGATAGGCGTAACGATTTACCCGCACTTCGTCACCAAGGACAAAACACTCGCATCAGTCCTAGCGGACGTCAAGATAAAGAACTACGACTTCGTCTCGATATTTCCCCACACCCTAGGGCTGATAATGAACGGTGTCGTAATTGAAAAGAAGCTCAGGAACATCGAAACGACGCTCAGGGGCGTTGGCATCGACTACATAGTCAGGATGCCCACCTCCGTCAATCTACGCGACCACATCTACTACACCAGACACTTCCGCGTGGCAAGGGCGATGGCGGACGTTGCAATAAAGCTCGGTGCCAAGGTTATAGTGATGCAGAGCGGAAGAACAGGAAGGCTCGACCTTGAGATAGAAGCCATTCAGCAGCTCGCCGACATGGTGGCGCCGTTCAACATAAAGATAGCCCTTGAGAACACCTTCAGCGTCAAGGACACGCTCTACGTTGTGGATAACGTCGAGAGGGAGAACGTAGGCTTTGCCCTCGATGTAGCCCACGCCTTCCTCAGCGCACAGGGTGATGCCGACAAGCTGCTTGAAGACGTCAAGCTCGGAACGGACAAGACGGTAATACTCATGATACACGACAACTTCGGAAAGCTCTTCCCCCAGGTTGAACCAGAAGATGCACTCGCCTACGGCGTCGGCGACCTGCACCTCCTGCCAGGAGAGGGTAGCATACCCTTCGGAAAGGTGCTCAAGCTCTTCGGCGATGTGCCGCTTCTCCTCAAGGTCAAAGACCCCGAGAAGTTCGCGAAGGTTCCAACGAAGCATGGACTGATAGAACTTCTCACGAGCCTATAA
- a CDS encoding AI-2E family transporter, whose amino-acid sequence MELEAGIWIAVSLIVLYLVWETVSPILSPIILAVTLAYILYPLHERLARKTGNKVSAFIMTAILTLTTFLFIIGFALWINDVKSSLAYYINSFFEWLLTWNLPAAVYELLQKLAEDIPKRFEEYVLGYTYSLPKLSLQAIVMVFAFYGMLINARAIRREVYSLLPPENRELAIKLLEKAGETLHGLLRGWLAISILKGVFTAGGFILFELAKPGGAIAAGIFTVIFELLPVFGGWVVWLAGAVYMLKGGNVAGAIVFALYGIVFISPLPDILLRPRLGTREKGVNALISLVGVFGGYLAFGFVGIIIGPVALSLLATLVEEWKEVKVKSAG is encoded by the coding sequence ATGGAGCTTGAAGCGGGGATATGGATAGCGGTTTCGCTCATAGTCCTCTACCTCGTATGGGAGACGGTTAGTCCCATCCTTTCTCCCATAATCCTTGCGGTGACGCTCGCCTACATCCTCTACCCCCTCCACGAGAGACTGGCGAGGAAAACTGGCAACAAGGTCTCGGCGTTCATCATGACGGCCATCCTTACCCTGACCACCTTCCTCTTCATAATCGGGTTCGCCCTCTGGATAAACGATGTCAAGAGCTCGTTAGCGTACTACATCAACTCCTTCTTCGAGTGGCTCCTCACCTGGAACCTTCCGGCTGCCGTCTACGAACTCCTTCAGAAGCTCGCTGAAGACATTCCGAAGCGCTTTGAGGAATACGTCCTCGGATACACGTACTCCCTCCCCAAGCTCTCCCTTCAGGCGATAGTCATGGTCTTCGCATTCTACGGTATGCTCATAAACGCCAGGGCCATTCGGAGGGAAGTCTACTCACTTCTGCCACCAGAGAACAGGGAGCTGGCGATAAAGCTCCTCGAAAAGGCCGGCGAGACACTTCACGGTCTTCTCCGCGGCTGGCTGGCCATCAGCATCCTCAAAGGTGTCTTCACCGCAGGTGGTTTCATCCTCTTTGAACTCGCCAAGCCTGGAGGAGCCATAGCCGCTGGAATCTTCACCGTGATCTTTGAGCTCCTGCCAGTTTTTGGAGGCTGGGTTGTCTGGCTCGCCGGTGCGGTTTACATGCTTAAGGGCGGAAACGTTGCCGGCGCCATTGTGTTTGCTCTTTACGGAATCGTCTTCATCTCGCCCCTTCCCGATATACTCCTGAGGCCCAGGCTCGGAACAAGGGAGAAGGGTGTCAACGCTCTAATCTCGCTCGTTGGAGTCTTTGGCGGCTATCTGGCCTTTGGGTTCGTTGGAATAATAATCGGACCAGTGGCCCTCTCGTTGCTGGCGACTCTCGTCGAAGAATGGAAGGAAGTCAAGGTGAAAAGCGCCGGATGA
- a CDS encoding PH1570 family protein, whose protein sequence is MLCEEKLEVFDNGFEDEKFKLRVEFYGNDARRLLLAVIRELYLPDYGEDYVYPFECAKEFWGIYMDGSEAVAEEFRPSPVKFLNRSVLKRLEKALEETGAPEEVMKSIDLEKAEIHKLKKGLLALGKNFILDEGRKTLIVFNKPSARELILKYLGMLDGA, encoded by the coding sequence ATGCTCTGCGAGGAGAAGCTTGAGGTGTTTGATAACGGCTTTGAGGACGAAAAATTTAAACTCCGGGTCGAGTTCTACGGGAACGACGCCAGAAGGCTTCTCCTTGCGGTGATCAGGGAGCTTTACCTTCCAGACTACGGCGAGGACTACGTCTATCCATTCGAGTGCGCCAAGGAGTTCTGGGGGATTTACATGGATGGCAGTGAAGCGGTTGCCGAGGAGTTCAGGCCGAGTCCGGTAAAGTTCCTCAACCGGAGCGTTCTCAAGAGGCTGGAGAAGGCACTGGAGGAGACGGGTGCACCCGAGGAAGTCATGAAAAGCATAGACTTAGAGAAGGCGGAGATTCACAAGCTCAAGAAAGGTTTATTAGCCCTTGGGAAGAATTTCATCCTTGACGAGGGCAGAAAGACACTCATAGTCTTCAACAAGCCGAGCGCGCGGGAGCTGATACTGAAGTATCTGGGGATGCTCGATGGAGCTTGA
- a CDS encoding beta-ribofuranosylaminobenzene 5'-phosphate synthase family protein, whose amino-acid sequence MLIRTPRRLHLGLIDPSATFGRRFGSLGVALEGGYEVRIVEGEAMDIIAEGEDRKTIEFAIKRMNSAYETGVNYIVEVRKAIPRHVGLGSTTQLSLAVAMGIARLNNLNVSVEELAKVLGRGRNGGAGIYSFAYGGFVIDGGVRNGIPPLIFREDFPEGWAFLLVIPELKPGLDEEEEKPVMAGVVGRVDVAMEISHRILLGLLPALKERDVRTFGEHLSAIQRLVGKHFEPYQGGEFREDVKLILDFLAEKTYGCGQSSWGPTVYGLILRSDFQRLSAEVHDYLREHGIRAKVELGLPNNTGAEIIGESAFLERLIKSVGG is encoded by the coding sequence ATGCTAATCCGTACTCCGAGGAGGCTTCATCTGGGTCTCATCGATCCATCGGCCACCTTTGGGAGACGCTTCGGAAGCCTTGGCGTTGCCCTCGAAGGCGGCTACGAGGTCAGAATCGTTGAGGGCGAGGCAATGGATATAATTGCCGAAGGTGAGGACAGAAAAACCATCGAGTTCGCTATAAAGAGGATGAACTCCGCCTACGAAACCGGAGTCAACTACATCGTTGAGGTCAGGAAGGCCATCCCCCGGCACGTTGGTCTCGGCTCCACGACCCAGCTCAGCCTGGCGGTCGCGATGGGAATAGCCCGGCTTAACAACCTGAACGTCTCTGTTGAAGAGCTGGCTAAGGTTCTTGGAAGGGGAAGGAACGGTGGTGCCGGAATCTACTCCTTCGCCTACGGCGGATTCGTCATAGACGGCGGCGTTAGGAACGGCATTCCGCCCCTGATATTCCGCGAGGACTTCCCGGAGGGGTGGGCTTTTCTGCTGGTTATTCCCGAGCTCAAGCCCGGCCTCGACGAGGAGGAAGAAAAGCCAGTGATGGCGGGAGTCGTCGGCAGGGTGGACGTGGCGATGGAGATAAGTCACAGAATACTGCTCGGCCTCCTCCCGGCCTTGAAGGAGCGGGACGTGAGAACCTTCGGTGAGCACCTCTCCGCTATACAGAGGCTCGTGGGAAAGCACTTTGAGCCGTACCAGGGTGGGGAGTTCAGGGAGGACGTTAAGCTTATACTCGACTTCCTGGCAGAGAAAACCTACGGCTGTGGCCAGAGCAGCTGGGGGCCGACCGTTTACGGGCTGATACTCAGGAGTGACTTCCAAAGGCTCAGCGCCGAGGTCCACGACTACCTGAGGGAGCACGGGATAAGGGCGAAGGTCGAGCTTGGCCTTCCGAACAACACAGGGGCGGAGATAATTGGGGAGAGCGCGTTCCTTGAGAGGCTGATAAAATCTGTGGGTGGTTAG
- a CDS encoding ribonuclease III family protein: MRYERDFTDKGLAKFGDSLVNFVFSLALSEYLGRPTGERVPNASLTIALELAGLRGVIPPRTDKHGKGDIAEAIFAYAWLEGKITVEEAVEILRENFAEDVTHFSRKKEAIGRAFAEVFKVIGERLGL; the protein is encoded by the coding sequence TTGAGGTACGAGAGGGACTTCACGGACAAGGGGCTCGCGAAGTTCGGAGATTCACTGGTGAACTTTGTCTTCTCGCTGGCCCTAAGTGAATACCTTGGGAGGCCCACCGGAGAGAGGGTTCCCAACGCGTCTCTGACCATAGCCCTCGAGCTGGCCGGGCTGAGGGGCGTTATTCCGCCGAGGACCGACAAGCACGGTAAGGGCGACATAGCGGAGGCGATATTCGCCTACGCGTGGCTTGAGGGCAAGATAACTGTGGAGGAAGCCGTCGAGATTCTGAGGGAGAACTTTGCCGAGGACGTTACACACTTTTCGAGAAAAAAGGAGGCGATAGGAAGGGCTTTCGCTGAAGTCTTCAAAGTAATAGGGGAGAGGTTGGGGTTATAG
- a CDS encoding ABC transporter ATP-binding protein — MIRIENLVKVYGDVRALDGLNLEVRAGQIYGFLGPNGAGKSTTILSTLGLIFPQEGRIQLFDLEVFRNGRFNENNLVEAKRRIGYMPEHATLWDFLTPVQTLDMIADAFGIPKAERERQVRELLDLVNLWEDRNRKVGKFSKGMRQRLLLAQALINDPELLILDEPMTGLDPTGIAEFKDIIREQKKAGRTVFFSSHILAHVEEICDTVGVIVKGKLRVEDNLDSIKREFLKKAGYTIVVETNVPVDFTGVGWKVTPLGERKYRIVAPEDIREQIHDFVAAQGAKILTMQVKEPSLEEIFLKMVE; from the coding sequence ATGATCCGAATCGAGAATCTGGTCAAGGTTTACGGAGACGTTCGTGCCCTCGACGGCCTGAACCTTGAGGTCAGGGCCGGTCAGATATACGGCTTCCTTGGCCCCAACGGCGCCGGAAAGAGCACCACCATCCTCAGCACCCTGGGCCTGATATTCCCGCAGGAGGGGAGGATTCAGCTCTTCGACCTTGAGGTTTTTAGGAACGGCAGGTTCAACGAAAACAACCTCGTTGAGGCCAAGAGGAGAATAGGCTACATGCCTGAGCATGCCACCCTATGGGACTTCCTTACCCCGGTTCAAACCCTCGATATGATCGCCGACGCCTTTGGAATCCCGAAGGCCGAGCGGGAGAGGCAGGTCAGGGAGCTCCTTGACCTGGTCAATCTATGGGAGGACAGGAACCGGAAGGTCGGCAAGTTCTCGAAGGGTATGCGCCAGCGTCTCCTGCTCGCTCAAGCGCTCATAAACGACCCTGAGCTTCTAATTCTTGATGAGCCGATGACGGGCCTCGACCCGACTGGAATAGCGGAGTTCAAGGACATCATCAGGGAGCAGAAAAAAGCCGGGAGGACGGTCTTCTTCTCAAGCCACATCCTGGCTCACGTCGAGGAGATATGCGACACCGTTGGCGTAATAGTCAAGGGTAAGCTCCGCGTTGAGGACAACCTTGACAGCATCAAGAGGGAGTTCCTGAAGAAGGCGGGCTACACGATCGTGGTGGAGACCAACGTTCCGGTGGACTTCACGGGGGTCGGGTGGAAGGTCACGCCGCTCGGTGAGAGGAAGTACCGCATAGTGGCGCCGGAGGACATCAGAGAGCAGATTCACGATTTCGTTGCCGCACAAGGGGCTAAGATTCTCACCATGCAGGTCAAAGAGCCGAGCCTTGAGGAGATATTCCTCAAGATGGTGGAGTGA